A window of the Enterobacteriaceae bacterium 4M9 genome harbors these coding sequences:
- the malK gene encoding maltose/maltodextrin ABC transporter ATP-binding protein MalK, translating into MSSVQLRNVTKAWGEVVVSKDINLDITEGEFVVFVGPSGCGKSTLLRMIAGLETITSGDLFIGETRMNDIPPAERGVGMVFQSYALYPHLSVAENMSFGLKLAGAKKELINQRVTQVAEVLQLAHLLDRRPKALSGGQRQRVAIGRTLVAEPNVFLLDEPLSNLDAALRVQMRIEISRLHKRLKRTMIYVTHDQVEAMTLADKIVVLDAGRVAQVGKPLELYHYPADRFVAGFIGSPKMNFLPVKVTATAIDQVQVELPNRQQVWLPVDSAGVQAGANMSLGIRPEHLLPSDIADATLEGVVQVVEQLGHETQIHIQIPAIRQNLVYRQNDVVLVEEGAVFAIGLPPERCHLFREDGTACRRLHKEPGV; encoded by the coding sequence ATGTCGAGCGTACAGCTGCGCAATGTCACCAAAGCCTGGGGCGAAGTGGTGGTGTCTAAGGACATCAACCTGGATATTACCGAAGGCGAATTTGTGGTTTTTGTCGGGCCGTCGGGCTGCGGCAAATCAACGCTGCTGCGCATGATTGCCGGGCTGGAGACGATTACCAGCGGTGATTTGTTTATCGGCGAGACCCGCATGAACGATATTCCGCCCGCTGAACGCGGCGTGGGGATGGTGTTTCAGTCCTACGCGCTCTATCCGCACTTAAGCGTGGCTGAAAACATGTCCTTTGGCCTGAAGCTGGCAGGGGCGAAAAAAGAACTGATTAACCAGCGCGTTACCCAGGTGGCCGAAGTGCTGCAACTGGCACACCTGCTGGACCGCCGCCCGAAAGCACTGTCTGGCGGTCAGCGCCAGCGCGTAGCCATTGGCCGCACGCTTGTCGCCGAGCCAAATGTCTTCCTGCTTGATGAACCGCTTTCTAACCTCGACGCCGCGCTGCGCGTGCAGATGCGTATTGAAATCTCCCGTCTGCATAAGCGCCTTAAGCGCACCATGATTTACGTCACCCACGACCAGGTCGAAGCCATGACGCTTGCCGACAAAATCGTGGTGCTCGACGCCGGACGCGTCGCGCAGGTGGGCAAACCGCTGGAGCTGTATCACTACCCGGCAGACCGCTTTGTCGCGGGCTTTATCGGCTCACCCAAGATGAACTTCCTGCCGGTGAAAGTCACGGCCACCGCCATTGACCAGGTGCAGGTGGAGTTGCCCAACCGCCAGCAGGTCTGGCTACCGGTAGACAGCGCGGGCGTGCAGGCAGGCGCGAACATGTCTTTAGGCATTCGCCCTGAGCACCTGCTGCCCAGCGACATCGCTGACGCCACGCTTGAAGGCGTGGTGCAGGTCGTCGAACAACTCGGTCACGAAACACAAATACATATCCAGATCCCCGCAATACGTCAAAACCTGGTGTACCGCCAGAATGACGTGGTGCTGGTAGAAGAGGGCGCTGTATTCGCCATTGGTTTGCCGCCGGAGCGTTGCCATCTGTTCCGGGAGGACGGCACCGCCTGTCGTCGGCTGCACAAAGAGCCGGGCGTTTAA
- the malE gene encoding maltose/maltodextrin ABC transporter substrate-binding protein MalE, protein MNMKTGARLFTLSAVSAMLFSASAFAKIEEGKLVIWINGDKGYNGLAEVGKKFEKDTGIKVSVEHPDKLEEKFPQVAATGDGPDIIFWAHDRFGGYAQSGLLAEITPDQAFQDKVYPFTWDAVRYNGKLIAYPVAVEALSLIYNKDLVPTPPKTWEEIPALDKELKAKGKSALMFNLQEPYFTWPLIAADGGYAFKMENGKYDVKDVGVDSAGAKAGLGFLVDLIKNKHMNGDTDYSIAEAAFNKGDTAMTINGPWAWANIDKSKVNYGVTLLPSFKGKASKPFVGVLSAGINAASPNKELAKEFLENYLMTNDGLDAVNKDKPLGAVALKSFQEQLEKDPRIAATMQNAQNGEIMPNIPQMSAFWYAVRTAVINAATGRQTVDAALKDAQGRITK, encoded by the coding sequence ATGAATATGAAAACCGGCGCCCGCCTCTTCACGCTGTCAGCGGTATCAGCAATGCTGTTCTCTGCCTCGGCATTTGCCAAAATTGAAGAAGGCAAACTGGTTATCTGGATAAACGGCGATAAAGGCTACAACGGCCTGGCTGAGGTCGGTAAAAAGTTCGAGAAAGACACCGGCATTAAAGTCAGTGTTGAACATCCTGATAAGCTGGAAGAGAAATTCCCGCAGGTTGCCGCAACCGGCGACGGCCCTGACATCATTTTCTGGGCCCACGACCGTTTTGGCGGTTATGCACAGTCTGGCCTGCTGGCCGAAATCACTCCTGACCAGGCCTTCCAGGACAAAGTGTATCCGTTTACCTGGGACGCCGTGCGCTATAACGGCAAGCTGATTGCCTACCCGGTTGCCGTTGAAGCGCTGTCGCTTATCTACAACAAAGACCTGGTGCCAACCCCGCCTAAGACCTGGGAAGAGATCCCGGCGCTCGACAAAGAACTCAAGGCCAAAGGCAAGAGCGCGCTGATGTTTAACCTCCAGGAGCCGTACTTCACCTGGCCGCTGATTGCCGCTGACGGTGGTTATGCGTTCAAGATGGAAAACGGCAAGTACGACGTGAAAGACGTGGGCGTAGACAGCGCGGGTGCCAAAGCGGGCCTGGGCTTCCTGGTTGACCTTATCAAGAACAAGCACATGAACGGCGATACCGATTACTCCATCGCTGAAGCCGCCTTTAACAAAGGCGACACCGCCATGACCATCAACGGGCCGTGGGCGTGGGCTAACATTGATAAGAGTAAGGTTAACTACGGCGTGACCCTGCTGCCATCCTTTAAAGGCAAAGCGTCTAAACCGTTTGTAGGCGTACTGAGCGCCGGTATTAACGCCGCCAGCCCGAACAAAGAACTGGCAAAAGAGTTCCTTGAAAACTACCTGATGACCAACGACGGTTTGGACGCGGTCAACAAAGACAAGCCGCTTGGCGCGGTAGCGCTGAAATCCTTCCAGGAGCAGCTTGAGAAAGACCCACGCATTGCCGCCACCATGCAGAACGCGCAGAACGGCGAAATCATGCCGAACATCCCGCAGATGTCTGCCTTCTGGTATGCCGTGCGCACGGCGGTCATTAACGCCGCCACCGGTCGCCAGACCGTTGACGCCGCCCTGAAAGACGCACAGGGCCGTATCACCAAGTAA
- the malF gene encoding maltose ABC transporter permease MalF, translating to MDAMKKSRWWQSDALKWSAIAALGLLVGYLVVLMYAQGEYLFAILTLILSSVGLYIFANRRAYAWRYVYPGLAGMGLFVLFPLVATIAIAFTNYSSTNQLTFERAQQVLMDRQYQAGKALNFGLYPAEDKWLLALSEGDSHYVSEPFSFGGTQTLDMKAAPALPQGERATLRVITQNRQALSDITAVMPDESKLIMSSLRQFSGTRPLYTLADDGLLTNNQNGNRYRPNDTIGFYEAVDANNAFTGEQLSPGYTVTIGWDNFTRVFTDEGIQKPFFAIFVWTVVFSILTVILTVAVGMVLACVVQWESLKGKAIYRVLLILPYAVPSFISILIFKGLFNQSFGEINMMLSALFGIKPAWFSDPTTARSMIIIVNTWLGYPYMMILCMGLLKAIPDDLYEASAMDGAGPFQNFFRITLPLLIKPLTPLMIASFAFNFNNFVLIQLLTNGGPDRLGTTTPAGYTDLLVSYTYRIAFEGGGGQDFGLAAAIATLIFLLVGALAIVNLKATRMKFD from the coding sequence ATGGATGCAATGAAAAAGAGCCGCTGGTGGCAAAGTGATGCGCTGAAATGGTCAGCCATTGCCGCGCTGGGACTGCTGGTTGGTTATCTTGTCGTTTTAATGTACGCCCAGGGGGAGTACCTGTTCGCCATCCTGACGCTGATATTAAGCTCGGTTGGTCTGTACATTTTTGCTAACCGTCGTGCCTACGCCTGGCGCTACGTTTATCCGGGTCTTGCCGGGATGGGGCTGTTTGTCCTGTTCCCGCTGGTCGCCACCATCGCTATCGCCTTTACTAACTACAGCAGCACCAACCAGCTCACCTTTGAGCGCGCGCAGCAGGTGCTGATGGACCGCCAGTATCAGGCAGGCAAAGCGCTGAACTTTGGCCTGTATCCGGCAGAGGATAAATGGCTGCTGGCGCTGAGCGAAGGCGACAGCCACTATGTTTCCGAGCCGTTTTCTTTCGGCGGCACACAAACGCTGGACATGAAAGCGGCCCCGGCGCTGCCGCAGGGCGAGCGCGCCACGCTGCGCGTTATCACTCAGAACCGCCAGGCGCTGAGCGATATCACCGCCGTAATGCCTGATGAAAGCAAGCTGATAATGAGCTCGCTGCGCCAGTTCTCAGGCACACGCCCGCTGTATACGCTGGCGGATGACGGCCTGCTCACTAATAACCAGAACGGCAACCGCTATCGCCCGAACGACACCATTGGCTTTTACGAAGCGGTGGATGCGAACAACGCCTTTACCGGCGAGCAACTCAGCCCCGGCTATACCGTGACCATCGGCTGGGACAACTTCACCCGCGTATTTACCGATGAGGGCATCCAGAAGCCGTTCTTCGCCATCTTTGTCTGGACCGTGGTGTTCTCTATCCTGACAGTGATTCTGACCGTGGCCGTCGGCATGGTGCTGGCGTGCGTAGTGCAGTGGGAGTCACTCAAGGGCAAAGCGATTTACCGCGTGCTGCTGATTCTGCCTTACGCCGTGCCGTCGTTTATCTCAATTCTTATTTTCAAGGGGCTGTTCAACCAGAGCTTCGGGGAGATAAACATGATGCTGAGCGCGCTGTTTGGCATTAAACCAGCCTGGTTTAGTGACCCGACTACCGCACGCTCAATGATAATCATCGTCAACACCTGGCTTGGCTACCCGTACATGATGATCCTGTGCATGGGGCTGCTAAAAGCGATCCCGGACGATCTGTACGAAGCCTCGGCAATGGACGGCGCAGGCCCATTCCAGAACTTCTTTCGCATCACCCTGCCGCTGCTGATTAAGCCGCTAACGCCGCTGATGATCGCAAGCTTTGCCTTTAACTTTAACAACTTCGTGCTGATTCAGCTTCTGACCAACGGCGGCCCGGACAGGCTTGGCACCACCACGCCTGCGGGCTATACCGACCTGCTGGTGAGCTATACCTACCGTATCGCCTTTGAAGGCGGCGGTGGCCAGGACTTTGGCCTTGCGGCCGCTATCGCGACGCTTATCTTCCTGCTGGTAGGTGCGCTCGCCATCGTTAACCTGAAAGCCACGCGCATGAAATTTGACTAA
- the malG gene encoding maltose ABC transporter permease MalG, with protein sequence MAMVQPKSQKLRLFATHLLLLLFIAAIMFPLLMVIAISLRPGNFATGSLIPDQISWEHWKLALGFSVEHTDGRITPPPFPVLLWLWNSIKVAGITALGIVTLSTTCAYAFARMRFPGKATLLKGMLIFQMFPAVLSLVALYALFDRLGQYIPFIGLNTHGGVVFAYLGGIALHVWTIKGYFETIDNSLEEAAALDGATPWQAFRLVLLPLSVPILAVVFILSFIAAITEVPVASLLLRDVNSYTLAVGMQQYLNPQNYLWGDFAAAAVLSAIPITVVFLLAQRWLVSGLTAGGVKG encoded by the coding sequence ATGGCTATGGTGCAACCCAAATCTCAAAAGCTGCGACTGTTCGCAACTCATCTGCTACTGCTGCTGTTTATTGCGGCCATTATGTTCCCGCTGCTGATGGTGATTGCCATCTCGCTGCGCCCCGGTAACTTTGCAACGGGCAGCCTCATCCCAGACCAGATTTCCTGGGAGCACTGGAAGCTGGCACTGGGCTTTAGCGTGGAGCACACCGACGGGCGCATTACGCCGCCACCGTTCCCGGTGCTGCTGTGGCTGTGGAACTCCATCAAAGTGGCGGGCATTACCGCACTCGGCATTGTGACACTCTCCACGACCTGCGCCTACGCCTTTGCCCGTATGCGCTTTCCGGGCAAAGCCACGCTGCTCAAAGGGATGCTGATTTTCCAGATGTTCCCGGCGGTGCTGTCGCTGGTAGCGTTGTATGCATTGTTTGACCGCCTCGGCCAGTACATTCCGTTTATTGGGCTTAATACCCACGGCGGGGTGGTTTTTGCCTACCTCGGTGGCATTGCGCTGCACGTGTGGACGATTAAAGGCTACTTCGAAACCATCGACAACTCGCTGGAAGAAGCCGCCGCGCTGGACGGTGCCACGCCGTGGCAGGCCTTCCGCCTGGTGCTGCTGCCGCTGTCGGTACCGATTCTGGCGGTGGTATTTATTCTGTCGTTTATTGCTGCGATTACCGAAGTACCCGTCGCCTCGCTGCTGCTGCGCGATGTGAACAGCTACACGCTGGCGGTGGGTATGCAACAGTATCTCAACCCGCAGAACTACCTGTGGGGCGACTTCGCGGCGGCGGCGGTGCTGTCTGCCATCCCGATTACCGTGGTGTTCCTGCTCGCGCAACGCTGGCTGGTGAGCGGCCTGACGGCGGGCGGTGTGAAAGGTTAG